The following proteins are co-located in the Citrobacter arsenatis genome:
- the arsC gene encoding glutaredoxin-dependent arsenate reductase yields the protein MSNITIYHNPACGTSRNTLEMIRNSGTEPTIILYLENPPSRDELVKLIADMGISVRALLRKNVEPYEQLGLAEDKFTDDQLIDFMLQHPILINRPIVVTPLGTRLCRPSEVVLDILQDAQKGAFAKEDGEKVVDEAGKRLK from the coding sequence ATGAGCAACATCACTATTTATCACAACCCAGCCTGCGGCACCTCGCGTAATACGCTGGAGATGATCCGCAACAGCGGTACCGAGCCGACCATTATTCTTTACCTTGAGAACCCACCTTCGAGGGATGAGCTGGTTAAACTCATTGCCGATATGGGTATTTCAGTACGAGCGCTGCTGCGTAAAAACGTTGAGCCTTACGAGCAACTGGGTCTTGCAGAAGATAAATTTACTGACGATCAGCTCATCGACTTTATGTTGCAACACCCAATTCTGATTAACCGTCCGATCGTGGTTACGCCGCTGGGAACCAGACTGTGCCGTCCTTCTGAAGTGGTTCTGGATATCCTGCAGGATGCGCAGAAAGGGGCTTTCGCTAAGGAAGACGGTGAAAAGGTCGTTGATGAAGCAGGAAAACGGCTGAAATAA
- a CDS encoding arsenic metallochaperone ArsD family protein: MSKIEIFEAAGCCATSSVVVSDEAVKWNASAEWAKKNGVDIQRYSLAKNPQQFLNTPVIKEFLNTSGMESLPVTLLDGQLVMAGKLPTREDIARWSGIPLTQDWSEDSTQPRCCSIPRMP; this comes from the coding sequence ATGTCAAAAATTGAGATCTTTGAAGCAGCAGGCTGCTGCGCAACCAGTAGCGTTGTGGTCAGCGACGAAGCAGTCAAATGGAACGCCAGCGCCGAATGGGCGAAAAAGAATGGTGTTGATATTCAGCGCTACAGCCTTGCGAAAAACCCGCAGCAGTTCCTGAATACCCCTGTCATCAAAGAGTTTCTGAACACATCAGGGATGGAGTCCCTCCCTGTCACCTTGCTCGATGGGCAGCTCGTGATGGCAGGCAAACTCCCGACGCGTGAAGATATCGCCCGTTGGTCAGGTATTCCGCTTACTCAGGACTGGAGTGAAGACAGCACACAACCACGCTGCTGCAGCATTCCACGTATGCCTTAA
- a CDS encoding ArsR/SmtB family transcription factor, with translation MQLEEVAKALKELGHPTRLFIFKHLVKAGEQGLPVGELQKQLGIPSSTLSHHISALVSVGLVTQNRESRTLMCVSQYEILEAIIEFLREECCVNSKTDVAEHAGKNG, from the coding sequence ATGCAACTGGAAGAAGTAGCTAAAGCACTAAAAGAGCTGGGTCACCCGACCCGTTTGTTCATATTCAAACATCTTGTAAAAGCTGGAGAACAAGGTTTGCCTGTAGGTGAATTGCAAAAGCAGCTTGGCATTCCCTCATCAACGTTAAGTCATCATATTTCAGCCCTGGTATCAGTAGGGCTCGTCACACAAAACCGGGAGAGTCGAACGCTCATGTGTGTCTCTCAATACGAAATACTGGAAGCTATCATCGAATTCTTACGTGAAGAGTGCTGTGTAAACAGTAAAACAGATGTTGCGGAACACGCTGGCAAAAATGGATAA
- a CDS encoding sigma-70 family RNA polymerase sigma factor: MSDIPAFNRCMSVFWRQHEGEFSRFLISKTGDSEKAADLLQDLFLRARAHSDIFCEMENPRAWLYRVARNLLIDEYRTTREFVELEEDALLTDASPDAISTLDICLPETLQALPEDERWLIEESDLNRRPQQSLADEWGITLTAFKSRLLRARKHLKETMKELCQIQVDDTSHVCCHKKMN, from the coding sequence ATGAGTGACATACCAGCATTCAACCGCTGTATGAGCGTGTTCTGGCGGCAGCATGAAGGCGAATTTTCTCGCTTTCTGATATCGAAGACAGGTGATAGCGAAAAAGCAGCAGACCTTCTGCAAGACCTTTTCCTGCGTGCCCGAGCCCATTCAGACATTTTTTGTGAGATGGAAAATCCGCGAGCCTGGTTGTATCGGGTGGCGAGGAATCTGCTGATTGATGAGTACCGAACCACCAGGGAGTTTGTTGAGCTGGAAGAAGATGCCCTATTAACAGACGCATCCCCTGATGCAATCTCAACGCTGGATATTTGCCTGCCTGAAACATTACAGGCTTTACCCGAAGATGAGCGGTGGTTGATTGAAGAGTCCGACCTTAACCGGCGTCCCCAGCAGTCCCTGGCCGATGAATGGGGTATCACGCTTACAGCTTTTAAATCCCGTTTGCTAAGGGCCAGAAAGCACCTGAAAGAGACGATGAAAGAACTCTGCCAGATTCAGGTGGATGACACTTCCCACGTCTGCTGCCACAAAAAAATGAATTAA
- a CDS encoding transcriptional regulator, giving the protein MSLTSLQLFKNLSDETRLGIVLILRTMGELCVCDLCTALDQSQPKISRHLAMLRESGILLDSKHGKWVHYRLSPHIPSWAAQIIEQAWLSQQDDLQAIARKLASVNCTNSSKAICI; this is encoded by the coding sequence ATGTCGCTTACTTCCCTACAACTCTTTAAGAATCTGTCTGATGAAACACGTCTGGGTATTGTTCTCATACTCAGAACTATGGGGGAGTTGTGCGTATGTGATCTTTGCACTGCACTTGATCAATCACAGCCTAAGATCTCCCGGCATCTGGCTATGTTGCGAGAAAGTGGGATTTTGCTTGATAGTAAACACGGTAAATGGGTTCATTACCGGTTGTCCCCACACATTCCTTCATGGGCTGCACAGATTATTGAGCAGGCCTGGTTAAGCCAACAGGACGATCTTCAGGCCATCGCCCGCAAACTGGCTTCAGTCAACTGCACTAACAGCAGTAAGGCTATTTGTATTTAA
- the arsA gene encoding arsenite efflux transporter ATPase subunit ArsA has translation MKFLQNIPPYLFFTGKGGVGKTSISCATAIRLAEQGKRVLLVSTDPASNVGQVFGQVIGNTIQPIATVPGLSALEIDPQAAAQQYRARIVDPIKGVLPDDVVSSINEQLSGACTTEIAAFDEFTGLLTDASLLTRFDHIIFDTAPTGHTIRLLQLPGAWSSFIDSNPEGASCLGPMAGLEKQREQYAHAVEALSDPARTRLVLVARLQKSTLQEVARTHLELAAIGLKNQYLVINGVLPKTEAANDTLAAAIWDREQEALANLPSDLSGLPTDTLFLQPLNMVGVAALSGLLSSQPEAASSSEEYIQQRPEIPSLSALVDDIARNEHGLIMLMGKGGVGKTTMAAAIAVRLAEMGFDVHLTTSDPAAHLSTTLNGSLNNLQVSRIDPHEETERYRQHVLDTKGGELDEAGKRLLEEDLRSPCTEEIAVFQAFSRVIREAGKRFVVMDTAPTGHTLLLLDATGAYHREIAKKMGDKGHFTTPMMQLQDPERTKVLLVTLPETTPVLEAANLQADLERAGIHPWGWIINNSLSIADTRSPLLRLRAQQELPQIESVKLQHASRVALVPVLASEPTGIDKLKQLAG, from the coding sequence ATGAAATTCTTACAGAACATCCCCCCTTATCTGTTTTTTACTGGTAAAGGAGGCGTTGGTAAAACCTCTATTTCCTGCGCCACGGCGATCCGTCTGGCAGAACAGGGTAAACGAGTGCTGCTGGTCAGTACCGATCCGGCCTCAAACGTAGGCCAGGTCTTTGGCCAGGTTATTGGCAATACTATTCAGCCAATAGCCACTGTTCCTGGATTGTCGGCACTTGAGATTGATCCTCAGGCCGCTGCGCAACAGTACCGGGCCAGAATCGTTGACCCTATTAAAGGTGTCCTGCCTGATGACGTCGTTAGCAGCATCAACGAACAACTGTCTGGTGCATGCACAACAGAGATTGCGGCTTTTGATGAGTTTACCGGATTACTGACAGACGCCTCTTTGCTGACCCGGTTTGACCATATCATCTTTGATACCGCGCCAACCGGCCATACTATTCGCCTTCTCCAGTTGCCTGGAGCCTGGAGCAGCTTTATTGACAGCAATCCCGAGGGCGCATCCTGCCTCGGCCCGATGGCGGGGCTGGAAAAACAGCGTGAACAGTATGCCCATGCCGTTGAAGCACTGTCCGACCCAGCGCGTACCCGCCTGGTTTTAGTTGCCAGACTGCAAAAATCCACCCTGCAAGAAGTCGCCCGAACTCATTTAGAACTCGCCGCAATTGGCCTTAAAAATCAGTACCTGGTCATTAATGGCGTTCTGCCCAAAACTGAAGCGGCAAACGATACACTGGCTGCGGCTATATGGGACCGTGAACAGGAGGCGCTGGCCAATCTTCCTTCTGACCTTTCCGGTCTGCCAACTGACACGTTATTCCTCCAACCACTCAATATGGTCGGCGTGGCTGCATTAAGTGGGCTTCTCTCCTCTCAGCCTGAGGCAGCATCATCTTCTGAAGAATACATTCAGCAACGACCTGAAATTCCGTCGCTCTCAGCGTTAGTCGATGATATTGCCCGTAACGAACATGGTCTGATAATGCTAATGGGCAAAGGCGGTGTGGGGAAAACCACGATGGCGGCAGCCATTGCCGTCAGACTGGCCGAAATGGGATTTGATGTCCATCTGACCACCTCAGATCCAGCAGCACACCTCAGCACAACCCTGAACGGTAGCCTTAACAATCTGCAGGTCAGCAGAATCGATCCTCACGAGGAAACAGAACGCTATCGTCAGCATGTTCTTGATACCAAGGGTGGAGAACTGGATGAAGCGGGTAAACGCCTGCTGGAAGAAGATTTACGCTCTCCTTGTACCGAAGAGATTGCGGTCTTCCAGGCCTTTTCACGGGTGATTCGTGAAGCGGGTAAGCGCTTCGTGGTCATGGATACGGCACCCACCGGGCATACCCTACTGCTGCTGGATGCCACCGGGGCGTATCACCGCGAAATTGCTAAGAAAATGGGCGATAAAGGCCATTTCACCACGCCAATGATGCAGCTTCAGGACCCGGAGCGAACCAAAGTGTTACTGGTCACGCTGCCGGAAACCACGCCCGTGCTTGAGGCGGCAAATTTGCAGGCCGACCTTGAACGCGCAGGGATTCATCCCTGGGGCTGGATTATCAATAACAGCCTTTCCATTGCGGATACCCGTTCGCCGCTGCTTCGTCTGCGGGCGCAACAGGAACTTCCGCAGATCGAGAGTGTTAAACTCCAGCATGCCAGTCGCGTAGCTCTTGTTCCTGTACTGGCGTCAGAACCGACCGGCATCGACAAACTCAAACAACTCGCTGGTTAA
- a CDS encoding GNAT family N-acetyltransferase, with protein sequence MKIVNAEEKHIPAIRDIYAHHVLHGTASFETEPPDTHEMLTRLKKIRNQALPWVVALEEEKVIGYCYLTRYRERYAYRHTLEDSIYIHPDAQRQGTGKALLRYVIAWAETHGYRQMIAIVGDSNNQGSLKVHQQVGFTEIGTLKNIGFKHGRWLDTVLLQRNLGEGNSTLPSDSGMML encoded by the coding sequence ATGAAAATCGTTAACGCAGAAGAAAAGCACATCCCCGCTATACGCGATATCTACGCCCATCATGTTCTTCACGGTACCGCCAGCTTTGAAACTGAACCTCCGGATACCCACGAGATGCTTACCCGCCTGAAAAAGATCCGCAATCAGGCGCTACCGTGGGTTGTCGCGTTAGAGGAAGAAAAGGTTATCGGGTATTGTTATCTCACTCGTTACCGTGAACGCTACGCCTACCGCCACACTCTCGAAGATTCGATTTATATTCACCCGGACGCACAGCGTCAGGGGACAGGAAAAGCGTTGCTGCGCTACGTCATTGCCTGGGCAGAAACTCACGGCTATCGGCAGATGATTGCTATTGTTGGCGATAGCAATAATCAAGGTTCGCTGAAAGTCCATCAGCAGGTTGGATTTACTGAGATTGGTACGCTGAAAAATATTGGCTTCAAGCATGGTCGTTGGCTTGACACAGTGTTGCTGCAACGAAATCTGGGCGAAGGGAACAGCACGTTACCATCGGATTCAGGCATGATGCTCTGA
- a CDS encoding sulfite exporter TauE/SafE family protein, translating to MSSESKRNGKGFLSGTLIGALGGLIGLGGAEFRLPVLMGSFKMPTLEAVIFNKAMSLTVVAVALIFRTKSIAVDQLFAHLDIVINLLAGSLIGAWWAAGRAIKMSRIWLDRTILLLLVILSFVMLSEAWMPLHDSSAGLFQPGIATIIAGVIAGFFIGNVAALLGVAGGELLIPTIVILFGADIKLAGSLSLMISLPTMIVGFSRYTNADAFQILRKEKKLFVWMVIGSVIGAAIGGLMLGMFPVRVLMTLLGAVLLISAIKTFKHTRQR from the coding sequence ATGTCCTCAGAATCAAAACGGAACGGAAAAGGTTTTTTATCAGGCACGTTAATAGGTGCTTTAGGCGGCTTAATTGGCCTCGGTGGCGCTGAGTTCCGCCTTCCCGTCCTGATGGGTAGTTTCAAAATGCCGACGCTTGAAGCGGTTATTTTTAACAAAGCGATGAGCCTTACTGTTGTCGCTGTTGCGTTGATATTCCGCACAAAATCCATCGCCGTCGACCAGCTGTTTGCTCATCTTGATATTGTCATCAATTTGCTGGCCGGGAGCCTTATCGGTGCATGGTGGGCAGCAGGAAGAGCCATAAAAATGTCCCGTATCTGGCTGGACAGAACCATTCTGCTCCTGCTTGTTATCCTGTCATTCGTCATGCTTTCAGAAGCATGGATGCCTCTGCATGATAGCTCCGCTGGATTATTCCAGCCCGGAATCGCGACCATTATTGCGGGTGTTATTGCGGGTTTCTTCATCGGGAATGTTGCTGCTCTGCTGGGTGTTGCAGGGGGAGAGCTCCTGATACCAACCATTGTTATCCTTTTTGGGGCAGACATCAAACTAGCAGGCAGTTTGTCACTCATGATCAGTTTACCGACGATGATTGTGGGGTTCTCTCGCTACACTAATGCAGATGCTTTCCAGATCCTGAGAAAAGAGAAAAAACTTTTTGTGTGGATGGTCATCGGTTCCGTTATAGGTGCCGCTATTGGGGGCCTTATGCTCGGTATGTTCCCGGTAAGAGTACTTATGACTCTGTTAGGCGCGGTACTTCTTATTTCCGCGATCAAAACCTTTAAGCATACCCGGCAAAGATAA
- the arsH gene encoding arsenical resistance protein ArsH, giving the protein MNKLNNIVPDLFDAAITEQKMGIPTISHPPRILMLYGSVRERSYSRLATEEAGRLLTAMGAEVRIFNPSGLPLPDDAPESHPKVMELRELVRWSEGMVWCSPERHGAMTGIMKAQIDWIPLSEGAVRPSQGKTLAVMQVCGGSQSFNTVNQMRVLGRWMRMITIPNQSSVAKAWQEFDDDGRMKPSSYYDRIVDVMEELMKFTLLTRANAAYLVDRYSERKESAEELSRRVNQSKI; this is encoded by the coding sequence ATGAATAAGCTAAATAATATAGTTCCTGATTTATTTGATGCTGCAATAACTGAGCAAAAAATGGGGATACCGACAATATCTCACCCCCCTCGTATACTAATGCTTTATGGCTCAGTTCGCGAGCGCTCATACAGTCGACTGGCTACAGAGGAAGCAGGTCGTTTGTTAACTGCAATGGGCGCAGAAGTCCGCATTTTTAATCCATCTGGCCTTCCACTTCCTGATGATGCACCGGAGTCTCATCCAAAAGTTATGGAGTTGCGTGAACTGGTTCGCTGGTCTGAAGGAATGGTGTGGTGCTCTCCGGAACGACACGGAGCGATGACTGGTATTATGAAGGCACAAATTGACTGGATACCATTATCTGAAGGTGCTGTTCGTCCTTCTCAGGGAAAAACTCTGGCTGTTATGCAAGTGTGTGGAGGTTCCCAGTCATTCAACACAGTCAACCAGATGCGCGTGCTTGGTCGTTGGATGAGAATGATCACTATTCCGAACCAGTCCTCGGTGGCAAAAGCCTGGCAGGAGTTTGATGACGATGGACGTATGAAACCGTCATCATATTACGACCGCATCGTAGATGTGATGGAAGAATTGATGAAGTTTACATTGTTGACCCGGGCAAATGCTGCCTATCTTGTCGATCGCTACAGTGAACGAAAAGAGTCTGCAGAAGAACTTTCCCGACGGGTTAATCAGAGCAAAATTTGA
- a CDS encoding winged helix-turn-helix domain-containing protein yields MKNNPLKSNLILVRPRIYINDNISLGPGKVDLLRAIDGFHSLSAAAKDLGIPYKRAWLLIDTLNKGIGQPVVITSTGGNKGGGTVLTPLGRSLLTWYDQAEAHLNEQSQQQLIELEKILFGK; encoded by the coding sequence ATGAAAAATAATCCCCTTAAATCAAACTTAATCTTAGTCAGACCGAGGATCTATATTAACGACAACATCTCGCTGGGGCCGGGGAAGGTTGACCTTTTAAGGGCGATTGATGGCTTTCACTCTCTTTCTGCGGCAGCTAAAGATTTGGGGATACCTTATAAAAGAGCATGGCTCTTAATTGACACTTTGAATAAGGGAATTGGTCAGCCAGTTGTAATCACTTCCACTGGTGGTAACAAAGGTGGTGGGACAGTTCTGACGCCATTGGGGCGAAGCCTGCTGACCTGGTATGACCAGGCTGAGGCCCACCTCAATGAGCAATCTCAGCAACAGTTAATAGAACTTGAAAAGATTCTTTTTGGAAAATGA
- the arsB gene encoding arsenite efflux transporter membrane subunit ArsB, whose product MLLAGAIFILTIVLVIWQPKGLGIGWSATLGAVLALASGVIHIADIPVVWNIVWNATATFIAVIIISLLLDESGFFEWAALHVSRWGNGRGRLLFTYIVLLGAAVAALFANDGAALILTPIVIAMLLALGFSKSTTLAFVMAAGFIADTASLPLIVSNLVNIVSADFFKLGFTEYASVMVPVDIAAIVATLVMLHLFFRKDIPPTYELARLKEPAKAIKDPATFRTGWVVLLLLLVGFFVLEPMGIPVSAIAAVGAAILFAVAKKGHGINTGKVLRGAPWQIVIFSLGMYLVVYGLRNAGLTDYLSDVLNVLADKGLWAATLGTGFLTALLSSIMNNMPTVLIGALSIDGSTATGVIKEAMIYANVIGCDLGPKITPIGSLATLLWLHVLSQKNMTITWGYYFRTGIVMTLPVLFVTLAALALRLSVTL is encoded by the coding sequence ATGTTACTGGCAGGAGCCATTTTTATCCTGACCATCGTGTTGGTTATCTGGCAGCCAAAGGGATTAGGCATTGGCTGGAGCGCCACGCTGGGTGCCGTACTGGCTCTGGCATCGGGTGTGATTCATATCGCCGATATTCCGGTGGTGTGGAATATCGTCTGGAACGCCACGGCCACCTTTATTGCCGTCATTATCATCAGTCTGTTGCTGGATGAGTCCGGCTTTTTTGAATGGGCTGCACTGCACGTTTCCCGCTGGGGCAATGGGCGTGGACGTCTGCTATTTACCTATATTGTTCTGCTCGGCGCGGCGGTGGCGGCATTGTTTGCCAACGATGGCGCGGCGTTAATTTTGACGCCGATCGTTATCGCCATGCTACTGGCGCTGGGATTCAGTAAAAGCACCACGCTGGCTTTCGTGATGGCCGCAGGGTTTATTGCCGATACCGCCAGCTTGCCACTTATCGTATCGAACCTGGTCAATATCGTTTCGGCTGATTTCTTCAAACTGGGATTCACGGAGTATGCGTCAGTTATGGTGCCGGTGGATATTGCCGCCATTGTCGCCACGCTGGTGATGCTGCATCTTTTTTTCCGCAAAGATATCCCGCCCACTTATGAGCTGGCGCGACTGAAAGAACCCGCAAAAGCCATCAAAGATCCTGCAACGTTCAGAACCGGCTGGGTTGTGCTCCTCCTTCTGCTGGTCGGTTTTTTTGTCCTTGAGCCGATGGGGATCCCTGTGAGTGCGATTGCGGCAGTGGGGGCGGCAATCCTGTTTGCGGTGGCCAAAAAAGGTCATGGTATTAACACCGGTAAAGTGCTGCGCGGCGCGCCCTGGCAGATCGTGATCTTCTCACTGGGGATGTATCTGGTGGTCTACGGGTTGCGTAACGCCGGTCTGACGGATTATCTCTCTGACGTGCTGAACGTACTGGCAGATAAAGGACTGTGGGCCGCCACGCTGGGGACGGGATTCCTGACCGCATTACTCTCTTCTATTATGAACAATATGCCGACCGTATTGATTGGCGCATTGTCAATTGATGGCAGCACCGCGACCGGTGTTATCAAAGAGGCGATGATTTATGCCAACGTCATTGGCTGCGATCTGGGGCCGAAAATCACCCCTATTGGTAGCCTGGCAACACTGCTCTGGCTGCATGTACTTTCACAGAAGAACATGACCATCACCTGGGGATACTATTTCCGCACCGGGATCGTCATGACTCTGCCTGTGCTGTTTGTAACGCTGGCCGCGCTGGCGCTACGTCTCTCTGTCACATTGTAA
- the arsA gene encoding arsenical pump-driving ATPase, with protein sequence MNMPFLKNIPPFIFFTGKGGVGKTSLACATAVWLADQGKRTLLVSTDPASNVGQVFSQTIGHRITDISTVENLAAMEVDPMAAAQAYRDRVLDPVRELMPADVVSSIEEQLSGSCTTEIAAFDEFTGLLTNHELREKYDHIVFDTAPTGHTIRMLELPGAWSGYLEANPDAAANLGPLVGLEKQQHQYSDAVKALSDAALTRLVLVARAQASTLKEVSHTHDELSAIGLQHQHIAINGVLPPFAGEDDPLAQSILARAEKALQAMPDNLANLPRSQLYLKPFNLVGLEALRELFTESKAAPALPATTLNTLDLPKLSSLVDELSQTGKGLVMTMGKGGVGKTTVAASVAVSLAKRGHKVHLTTSDPAAHLSYTLDGSLPNLQVSRIDPKVETERYRRFVLENQGKGLDAEGLAVLEEDLRSPCTEEIAVFQAFSRIIKEADDHFVIMDTAPTGHTLLLLDATGAYHREMVRQMGQTHDHVMTPMMQLQDPEKTKVIIVTLAETTPVLEAANLQQDLRRAGIEPWAWVVNNSLAAAEPSSPFLRTRANRELPLISDVEEQHAERIALTALQSEEPVGIDLLEEMAK encoded by the coding sequence ATGAATATGCCATTTTTAAAAAACATTCCCCCGTTCATCTTCTTCACCGGTAAAGGTGGCGTGGGTAAAACATCTCTGGCCTGTGCTACTGCGGTATGGCTGGCCGATCAGGGTAAGAGAACGCTTCTGGTGAGTACCGATCCGGCTTCCAATGTCGGCCAGGTATTTAGCCAGACTATCGGCCACCGAATCACAGATATTAGTACAGTAGAAAATCTTGCCGCGATGGAAGTTGATCCGATGGCTGCAGCACAAGCCTATCGTGACCGTGTGCTCGACCCGGTCCGCGAGCTGATGCCAGCCGATGTGGTCAGCAGCATTGAAGAGCAGCTCTCTGGCTCATGCACCACGGAAATCGCTGCGTTTGATGAGTTTACCGGTCTGCTAACCAATCATGAGCTGCGGGAAAAATATGACCATATTGTATTTGATACCGCGCCAACCGGTCACACCATCCGCATGCTTGAATTGCCGGGAGCCTGGAGCGGTTATCTGGAAGCGAACCCTGATGCCGCTGCAAACCTCGGGCCTCTGGTAGGGCTGGAGAAACAACAGCACCAGTACTCCGATGCAGTTAAAGCGCTGTCTGATGCAGCTCTTACACGCTTAGTGCTGGTTGCCCGTGCCCAGGCTTCAACGCTGAAAGAAGTTTCTCATACGCACGATGAGCTGTCTGCTATCGGTTTGCAGCATCAGCACATTGCCATCAATGGTGTGCTGCCGCCGTTTGCTGGTGAGGATGATCCACTGGCGCAAAGCATTCTGGCTCGGGCAGAAAAAGCATTACAGGCAATGCCTGATAATCTGGCTAATCTTCCCCGCTCACAGCTGTATCTGAAGCCATTTAACCTGGTCGGTCTGGAAGCATTGCGGGAGTTATTTACAGAGAGCAAAGCCGCACCGGCTCTCCCTGCTACCACGCTGAATACTCTGGATTTGCCGAAACTATCCTCACTGGTGGATGAACTCAGCCAGACAGGCAAAGGGCTGGTCATGACGATGGGTAAAGGCGGAGTGGGCAAAACGACCGTTGCGGCATCAGTCGCGGTATCGCTGGCGAAACGTGGCCACAAAGTCCACCTGACCACATCCGATCCGGCAGCACATCTGTCTTACACGCTGGATGGCTCACTGCCCAATCTTCAGGTCAGTCGTATCGACCCAAAGGTAGAGACAGAACGTTATCGCCGCTTTGTCCTGGAAAATCAGGGCAAAGGATTAGATGCAGAAGGGCTGGCGGTGCTGGAGGAAGACCTCCGCTCACCATGCACTGAAGAGATTGCCGTCTTCCAGGCATTCTCTCGGATCATCAAAGAGGCAGACGACCATTTTGTCATTATGGACACCGCGCCAACGGGTCACACACTTCTGCTACTGGATGCTACGGGAGCCTATCACCGGGAAATGGTGCGCCAGATGGGGCAAACACATGACCATGTGATGACGCCAATGATGCAATTGCAGGACCCGGAGAAGACGAAGGTGATTATCGTGACGCTTGCCGAAACGACACCTGTATTGGAAGCAGCAAACCTGCAGCAGGATTTGCGTCGCGCTGGCATCGAGCCGTGGGCATGGGTTGTTAATAACAGTCTGGCGGCAGCTGAACCGTCTTCACCTTTCCTGAGGACCAGGGCGAACCGCGAGTTGCCTCTCATCTCTGATGTGGAAGAGCAGCATGCAGAACGTATTGCATTAACAGCGCTACAGAGCGAAGAGCCGGTTGGTATTGACCTGCTGGAAGAGATGGCGAAGTAA
- the arsD gene encoding arsenite efflux transporter metallochaperone ArsD codes for MKTLAVFDPAMCCSTGVCGTDVDQALVDFSADVQWLKQRGVQVDRFNLAQQPMSFVQNEKVKAFIEASGAEGLPLLLLDGETVMAGRYPKRAELARWFGIPLEKVGLAPSGCCGGNTSCC; via the coding sequence ATGAAAACGCTAGCGGTATTCGACCCGGCAATGTGTTGTAGCACCGGAGTCTGCGGTACTGATGTCGATCAGGCTCTGGTTGATTTTTCCGCGGATGTGCAATGGCTGAAACAACGAGGTGTTCAGGTAGATCGTTTCAATCTGGCACAGCAACCGATGAGCTTTGTCCAGAACGAGAAAGTTAAAGCATTTATTGAGGCTTCTGGTGCGGAAGGGCTGCCATTACTGTTACTGGATGGCGAAACAGTGATGGCCGGGCGTTATCCGAAACGGGCTGAACTTGCACGGTGGTTTGGAATTCCGCTGGAGAAAGTAGGATTAGCGCCTTCAGGCTGCTGCGGTGGTAATACTTCTTGTTGTTAA